The Juglans regia cultivar Chandler chromosome 16, Walnut 2.0, whole genome shotgun sequence nucleotide sequence ataagtaaatagatatctttattgaatagaatgaaactaggcaatgcccaagtacacaggaagtatacaaagtgagacacctaattacattctagtgagctgaaaagaagatagaaactcatggacaCTCCCACCCTTCAGTAAAATAGCAGAAAACTACTGTCaaagagagaatacaaaaaaattccagatttcccccactgcacgctccttgttgttaaagcacctatcattcctttctgaccataaacaccacattaggCACAAAGGTAACATACGCCACACTGCTGCCAATTGTGCACTGTTATGCCTCCTGTTCCAGCacgctagtagttccaccacactcttaggcattacccaactCAGTCCGGCTCTATCAAGGATACCAGCCCATAATTCCCccgccacctcacaatgaaaaagcaaatgatctatcgattctccattccttttgcacatgtagcaccactccatgaCCACCATACCCCGCTTCCTTAAGTTATCAACCGTCAATATCTTTCCAAGCGCGGCTGTCCAAGTTATGGGTGATACATATGATAAGGACTGTAGTTCATGGCCTTTCAATGGGCTTCCATTTGCTTAAGTTTTGAATGAAgatacaaagaacaaaagatgTAAAAGACATGAACCCCAAACTACCATGGGGCCCTGGAAACAAGGCTAGAAACTGAATCAGAAGAAGGGCCAAAGTTGGAAGGTGCCTTCTATACGAGCTTGCCTAACTGCAGGCAAGCTTCCTTACAATGCAATATAGAACAAACTGGGATGCGGTAGCTCTGGTGTCCTGAAGGAGAGAGAAGATTTCCCATGAAGTAGAAATCTGGGTTTGAAAACTTTTGGGTTGTGCCCATCTCAGATTGTTCAGCATATGATTGTGAGCTGTGAGAGCATGTGTTCAAAATCTGTTAAGGACTACTTCAACACTCAAACTTTTGTAGAAGCTATGAAACAATGCTTGAAACCTTAATGACAATTCTATTTGGAAGGAACTTGCTTTTGGAGTAATGTATGTCCATGGGGACAAAGCTACAAATGCTCAGTTGTTTCTGGCTCTCTAACAAACACTTTGCTGATTGGATCTGCATACCCTCTTTTCGTTGTGTGTCTCTGTGTCAAACTTTTAGAAGGAAAGCCTCAAGTAATGTCACCATCTCAATATTCCAGATAGCATCCAGGCATTTTGAggttaggaaaaagaaaaggatacctTTTAAGGACTGCATTATAGTTTTAATTGGGGTGGCTCAAGACTAAAGGGATTGATAATCACTCTTGACCATATAGCTCCCATTTCTGTTGCATGTCCAAACAATTTTCTCTTTGACATTGCTCAAATTTAGAAGGATTGACGCATGTCCTTTCTTATTCCACACAATTTACTGAAGAATACTCTTGTCCAAAACTTTTTTTAGACTTTTCAACGTTGTAGATTTTCATGGAGGGTGTATAGTGTTGAGAAGCAGAGTAAATCTGGTGTTCTAAGTTCTCAAATCCAACTTTATGTTGTTTATATTGGAGGTGTGCCATATggttttgagttttgggaaattcTCTTGCTATTCTTTGGTCTCTAACTTGACCTTTTATTGCCACTTATTCTCATGTGTATAATGACTTTTATCATGCTGTAAAGCTACATAATGTCAATCGATTGATATTTGTGCAGGTCACAGCTAATTTAGTCCCTTTAAACTCAAGAAGAGTGGCGGTTAAATTTGACTTCTTCAGAATTGTTGGTCTGGTGTGTCATATCTTTCTGTATGCAAGGATTCACTTTCTTTTCCTCTAACTAATGACTTATAATGCTTCCCAGATACCTATTAAGTCACCAGGGAGTGGTCGTGGTCAGTTGGAAATAACTTACTTGGATGAAGAGTTACGGTAAGAGATGTGAAACCATTGTTTCCACTGTTCAATGCcacaccatttctttttttcccctgaTGAATATTGGTATAAATACTTGCATACTAAACATTGTGATAAAGATATCATATTATTGGCTCTTTAGATTTGGTTCAAGTTTTAAGGCTGTCCTTTCCTTCAGATCTACCATCTAGAATTactaataaaagaatattaataatCAAAGAAGAGCCTCATTTTTAAGTGGTTTCAAACAAACCATATATGCATATGAGTAAATTGAATTAATGAAAGTTGTGTCAGTCACAATGCCTTCCGATTGAGACCCTAGGGTCTGTGCATTGATTACAGACTACACAAGCCTCGAAAACAACCTAATGTCCTACAGTCCCACAACCTAGATGCATACCTTAACAAGAATGGAAGCTTTGATACTAATATATTGAAGTTTGGGATTAGTGAAGTACACCATGCAAACAACAAAATAGAAACATCTTCATAAGACAACAAGATTTAATGTACTCTGTGCTTGAATTCACAGGCAACATAACCAAATTGAACTATTAGTGATACGGATTACACACACTTGACTAACTTGCACAAATATAGTTCACGGACCTCACAAATTTGaatcaacaaaaatctcattACACCCAAATCTTACATCTAACTCTCCCAAGCATGCATCTTTCAGCTTTTAATAATTAACCTAGTAAAGATAGGAATTTGAGGTtacacttacaaaaaaaaagataggaATTTGAGGTAATTCACAACAAATGTTCACCTGAACTAAAATTCCATCAAGAAAATCTTTTCTTTATCATGATAGTTCCAAACAAGATAAATATTGTTTCCAAAACTAAAGCCAAACTTGCTTGTAACCTTATAGAACTCATTGCAAACATGTAACAAACATCATCTTCTCTCAAACTACAGAATGATCAAACCATATGCTTTGATACCAATTCGTTACAATAGTGGAAGCTGATACTGATGTGTTGGAGTTTTGAACTAGCAAAGTATGCCACTCAAACAATAGAggaaaaacacaaacataagaCAATAAGATCGAACATGGCTCAACTATTGCCACACTTAAGTTGAGGGTAATGCCAACATAATCCCATAATCAagcttttaataattaatctacTGGATTCTTAATGGTTTTACTGTTAACGAATTTCAGCCTTTTTGCTCAGTCCTGTACTTCTGCTGAATTCTAATTTCCTCTTTGCAGAATATCAAGAGGAGATAAAGGTaacttattcattttaaaaatggtgGATGCATCCTATAGAGTTCCTCTTTGATGTAGCTTTTCCTAAAGAATGATTGTTGAGCTTCCTCTCTAGAGGGTAAAGTGGAGGACTGACTAGTGCCGTGTGTTCATTTATGTATAACTGTAGCTGATTGGGTAAAGTTGATCATTTTATTCGCTCTGTATGAAAAGTAGCCAAGGGAAATTCAATTCACTGATTGATAACCTGGCTCCATGTGCGAGTTTTTAGTGTAAGTTGTACATTATTTCCGTTCATGATTTTCTGGTGTCGCTTTCTGtttcctagaatgtatttagatgttttcTGTTGTATACTTCTTCTGCACATGAGCTTCACCTATACATtcgtttttaataaaattacttcttacttatcaaaaaaaaagttgtacGCTACTGTTACAAAAAGTGAGATAACTTAACATAAAAAGGGGAGCAATCAAACTGTTTTTAATGGGAAGTACAAACAATCGAACTTCACTACATAGGCAAATAGTTGACACCCTTAAAACTGTTTCATTGTCCCTCTTGaggaaaataaatcatatatttacttatttcttGGGGTGGAGGGGTGTTTGGGAATGTGATGCCTTTACAGTGTCTGTTTAGTGTTAGATTTGCAAAGGTGTGTTTCATAAGCAGTTAAAACTGTCATTACAGCTAAATTTCTATCAGGTCGGGCTTAAGTGACTTACTGATGTTGCAGATTCGGATCAAGTACACAAGGAGAAATTCAGCTTGTGTTAAATGGTTAGCGTAAGAGAACCAAACCTATTTTACTTGTCAACTAATCTTACACTACTGTTGCTTAACCTTCAAGCTGCCAGACCATAATCTGCCACCAGCCACCACCCGATTCTCTCCATTTACTCCAATTCATGGCAAGGGGAAATCGATGAAGGTTTTTCATGTTTGGGATGGAATTTGAGTTTATCTTCATAACAATCATATACTGCTAGAAGGTTTCCTACTTGGCATTGCCTATGAAATCAGGATTGTCAACTTGTTTCTGTTATCATCAGAATTGCAAAATGCATGCATAAATTCCGATTCAACTATTTGAATTATtagaatgaaaatcctcaaggGTATTTAGtacatgaaaatataaaaagagctAAATTAGCGAGCTGTGACTGGACTTATAATATGAATTACTTGGTCTCCTTCTGCCCCTGAAGTCCATGATCTTTCTGAAGTTTCAGAAGGCGACTGAGTAAGAACAGACAGGTTGAAAACGATTTCTCCCATGCTTGGCCTTTCCATGGATTTATCCAGTGTGCACGCCCTCGCCAAAGTTGCCAAGCTGATAGCGCCATCGATCGGATAGAAGCTCTCCAAGTTTGGATCTATCCAACTTCTTAACCTCTCCTCTCTATTGTCTTCCACTTCCAAGATCCACCTTATGTCCTTCCACAACAGAGCAACCTCCCcattttcctttgtttccaTGGCTCTCTTTCCTGAAAGCAACTCTAGTAGAACAACTCCAAAACCAAAGACATCCACTTTTGGCATCGCAGAGTTCGTTGCAGATCTAGCCAGTGAGAGTTTTGCAATCATTGCCTTGAACCCGGAGTTCAAAAGTATATTAGTTGCTCGGATATCTCTGTGAACAATGGTGGGCTGAGTGTGTTCGTGCATGTATTGCAGGCCGTTGGCTACATCTAGTGCAATGTTTAGCCTCTGACTCCATGTGAGGATGACCGAAGAGCTTGAAGAATTCGAGTGCAGCCACTTATCAAGTGATCCATTTTCAGCATATTCATAGACCAAGAAGCGATTCCCATCAGTGTCAGAGGAGATTCCCATTAACCTCACAAGATTCGCATGATTTACTTTCTGCAGAATTTTTAGTTCCTCTGTGACATCTTCCTTGGTTTTCTTTACTGCTAAGATCTGGCCATTGATAGTCGCCCTGTACACTGATCCCCCAATCCTACAGTGTTCATCAAAGTTTGCCGTTGCCTCGATAATTGCTTTAGTCTCATACATGATTGGCTTACTGAGATAGCCAGAAACTCCAGGAAGTAGCTTACCTTGCGTGATCTTAGGCTCAAAGTTTTCACGTCTTGATTGTTCCTTCATTTTAATCAGAACACTGTTCTCCAGCGAGGAACCAACACGTTTCATTTCCTTCTTCCTCTGACGTGAACGATGAGAATGGACCAACAAAGCTGTCAAAAGAAAGATCAACATAGCACCTCCCAAGCTTACAATAAGGATGATGATCCAAGGACGTTTGGAATGACTTCCTTCATGAGACTGCTCAGTCGGGTAAATTTGAGAGAGAGCTGGCAACTGTGAAACGGGGATCATTACCGGAAGACTCACTGCAGTGCTGAAGTTCCGGTAGCCATTTTCAGATGCAATGTTCTCCAGTGAGGCATTAAACTTAGCACTTACTTGCAAGACATCATCGGTGGGTTGCCATACGTAGGTAATGATGTATGAAATACCATTTTTCAAATGGGTTTCTGAGGGGCACTTACAAAACAAAGGAAAGATAACTTCCACACCTATCTGCAAGAGGTTTGGGTTCAGAGTCGGGTTCAGCCCTTGAACATCATTCCAGTTGCTTAGATTCCCGAATGAATTGACTGAGACTAAGTAGTAGCTATCATCTTTCTTGATCTGGTATGTGATATTGGCAAAATAACGTTTTGCAGTGCAGCCACAGGTAACAGGTACTAGTAAGAGTTGGCCAGGAAATAACTTTGTCTCGTTGACTCCAGATACTAGGTTACTAGCTTTTGCAATGGATGAGCTGCTGGCCTCAAATAGATCAGATACGTTTCCCAGATTCAGATAATTGGGAGGCTGCGGAAAGTATGCTACATAAGTTTCACAGGAGGAGGGTGAATCCACAGAGCATGAAAAGTTTGATTGAGCTGTGATATCAGAGATGGAAAAGAACAAAGTTAGAAGAAAGAGAACTTGGGAGGTGAGTAAAGAGATATCCATTATGTTGAGCATGGCTGCTTAAGCTCTGAAGTAGTTATGTCAAATGCACTCACGGGCAGAAGAAGTTTACGAAGTATTGTTAAAATGAAGCTttcaatttgaataaaaatagattttgtatCAAAAATTCCAAAGACTTTGTCTCTAGCTTTGACTTGAATGAAACATCATACGTATATCATACATAATCAATCTTGAAGTCTTGCATCtcagatttatattttaaatgattctGTCTTAGTTTTCTTCTCCTTGCTAGAGACATTGTGCATAAATTACGGACCGTATCATCAAGTGAGATATATTGAATCAGAAAAATAGAACAAACAAGACAAAACCTTATGAAGTTTCTCAGTTTCAGGATTATAGTTCTCCTTCTGCtaagaatttaataagaatCAGGTTAGTTTAATTCATTTGGACGGCAAGAAGTTGTCTGTTCTACCATTTgtatatacaaattaagacaCCATGCCTACGTATGACAGCAACAACTTTGATGGTTCCATTTCTATAGGCCAATAGTATGTCTCAGATACAGTTTGCAGATAGGACCCAATAAACAGTTGCAGGAACAAGGATGTGAAAAGTATTAGCCTAAAGTCTTCAACTTGTAATCTATGGGACCCCAAACTGCCGACAGGCTGTCTTGATGGAACATTCTGATTGATCTTCATCATTGATATAATCAGcctaataataattgaaaatagGTAATCAATCGTTTGTGTCGAGACAAACCTCGATGGAACAAATGGAGTTAAATGGATAGTCCAAATGAATGGGATCCAAAATCAGAGCATCTCCCCCATATCAATCAAGGGATCATATACCTGCCCATTAGTGGGTGGAAGTGGAAGACAGATAcagagggagaagaagagacAAGTTTACACTGAGCTACAAGAAGTAAAGGAATATCACAATTTAAGATAAGAATATTCAGTTCACCCTTTGTATTGTATTCATATCTCCCTGCTGTGGTCAAAAACAAAATCTCCTTTTCAGACCAAGGTGTTTTATTAAGGCATAAAACATCTGGATATCCGGGAATATCcaacaaaaacaattcaactcttCTAGCAAATCCgggaaaaaaggaaggaaaaagcaTCAGAGACTCGAGAgtatttattgttattgttattattgttgttgtttcttATATGAGGGCATTGACTTTGAGGGTAGTATATCATCATCAATGACATTAGAGCAGCTTCAGCATTCTCTGAACCTCAGAAGTCAAAATGATCAAACTAATATTGCTGAGAAGGGCAATCTCATTGTTCTTGGCCTGCTAAAAGGGCACAGAATCGTAGCTGAAAGTTAAGCAAcacttgagagagaaagagggagaagaTGGTGAGTAAATAAAGGAAATTGATGAGAAATCTAGAATTTCAACCAGAAGTGAAACAAgttctaaaagaaaatgacatgTACTACTAGTTGTTCTTGAACCTCCATTTGATCATTGTCCTCTTGATACTCTCCTCTCCCTATGGGCGTAGATATTCTTCCATGTTTAACAGTTGACAAGGATTTAGATACCTGTGTTATGTACGCTAGctgttccaacttccaatagGATCTGAACAAGTTATATGCAGGTCAGTTTTCAGAATTGAAACGTAGGAAAAAACATAAGACTAGATATTGAGGCATAATTCAAATTCAAGGTGATAGAAAATTCTTAATGTTTGGGTACATCTAGCGTTAGGAATATGAAACAGAGACAACGCAATTAGGGTTAAGATTTTCAATAATGATTTGACCCAACACTTTCTACAATTCTGTAACACACTCCAGATGTTTGATAAGATGCACAAATAAATTGCTCTCGAGGGGAGCTCGTttgtgagaaatgagagaaaagagaagaaaaatataagagtcAACATTCCAGAATGCCTTACACTACCCAGCGTCTGAGTACATATACTCCCATGAAAACCCTATTGGGAGCTATGAGCACTGGAATTGATTTCATCAAAACCatctctaaaatttggctaaaagtCAAGTTTTGCGTCAAACCAAAATCAttcaagatataatttttttaatttttttttttcatattatgcAACTACACTAACtctatgttaattaataatttaatttttatttgaattatttttttcctaactattatttttcatctacaaaaaaatGTGCAGGAACCTTACCTCCTGCTTGTATATTAGTTTGCACAAAAATGTACATGTTACACCTGCACATGTATAGGAACCTTACCTGTTACCTCATGcttgtatattaattttaatagtttCCTGTTTGTGCAATATATTAGtttttcatttacaaaaaatgaattaattctCGTGgtgtatatttttagaataaaataattcttttaaagatgAACAATGCATctccaaatttgaaagaaattttgatAGTACTGTAATTCATATGTAgatctttcttattttaataactCCAATACAgactattttattaatatttaaccAAAGTTTAGAAATGTACTGACATTTTACTGAGCCAACATCATCAGTGCTCTAGAAGAGGTCATGGGCCTTTTAATTCCAAACTAACAGCAAATAAACATAAGTGGGCGTACAAGCAACTCGGCTTAACCAACACGACGCTAGCCCATATAgagaaatacaataaaatttaagtaaaaaaacatTAGCCATCCAAGCCCATAGAAGCCACTGAGCACAAATCTCTAAAATCTTTGTTACTCCAAAACCAAACTCACAATTACTTCGGTCCACGCCTATAGATGTACTGAAGCGTgacaaatttgaagaaaaatagacGCATCATGTGGACTATCGCATTAAAAGCTTCTTGTGGTCCTAGTCACAATGTAGACCCCAATATCAAATATACGATCCAATattgtgtctctctctctaagttttCTACACTTCATTTTGGCACAAGAATTAAGGAACAAATGTTATACCGTGAGTTTGAGTTGCGGGGTCCTACAACATATGTCAATGAGTAATGCACTTGAAATGCACTGTCTAGCCGATGTCAATTGTCAGCTCATGTTTAAGGAGCCATAAGTCCCTTTCGATAGTTGCCAGCACTATTTACGTGGGGCCCAGTCAACGAGTTCAAGTTAAACTTTACTCATTTGTGTATTTAGATGTCCAAAGCAACCTAAAAGTGAAGTGCACTCAACTGTTTTGTACATCTAAATGGAGCCTAAGTTCAATTCAAACATTGTGAATGTGTAATTTTGGGCCTCAAAAGGAAATCTCTCCATAGGAATGGATCTTGTTAGTTTGGGCTTCGTAGCAAGTAAGCCTGTTTTGAACACATTTTGACAACTTAGACTGAAATCGTAAATCTCGGCTTGAGCTATTATCCTCATGGTGCAGGGTGGGGGAACCCTTCCCCACACCCCACCCCGCACCATGCAGGGGGTGGGgttttttcccccgccccgaTGTCGGGGGCAGGGGAAAAAGCCCCATCTGTCTCACCTCCGCCTAAGCCAAcacattaaatttaaaagaaaaatttagtacaaaaaattttttttgacccaaattataattaaaatgtataaatataaaaaaaacttaaactcattaaagTTAGATTTTGAATTGTCTTAACCTCATAGACTAACTTTTATATAGgaagttaagacaatatttGAGCAATATGAGACTTACAACTAAGTCTCATATTACTCAAGTATGACTATTATATTGTCTTTGCCTActatataaaggttggtttAGGAAGTCAAGACAATCTAATaacttaaatataattttaaatttttaataaattgtatatatttatatacaatatatttatttttataaataaataaaaaaaattatatatatagagctgaGCGAGAGGCAGGACAGGCCTCATTGGAGTCATCTTAACTCCGCTCTCGCTAAACCTTCTCCATACGAGGCAGATGACCCCACCCCAACATGAATAAAAGAGGGTAGCCCGCCCGCCCGTACGAGAGCAGGGCGGATGGAGGCAGGATAGCAGGGCCATTTGGGCAGTTGgcattggattggctattttactcttcaaattttgactaatatgtaactttttcacttttagctaatcattcaaaacttaaagtctacattggattagtcatcacactctctatataaataaaatattattatttattatttttatattttataattaatttttattttataattaattatattttcataacctcctataatcacctataatttctaacaatcatattcattttcattttcacaatccaataaacaaaatcaatatcaatattatcaaaacaattCTATCGATTTTCAATATtcgggagaggaagagggaataagaaagagaaaggagacgcgggagagagagagccaatATTAATAAACAATGTATTTGGAGGTGAAatagtacttttcatatttgaagaaaaagatgaatttactgtagctgatatttaggatgaaaagtgtttggctaattcaatgtgggccaactattaataaagttatttaaatttaaagatgaaatattatttgaagaaaccaatgtgaatgctcttgcctcatttgttttggaaaaatatctcatctcatttcatctcatctcatctaatctaatcattacaactttctcaacttccaatataaaataaaataaacaattcaactttttcaaatctcaaaacaaaaataatattaaaaaatatactctaacaatattttatttaattttttaactttaatctcatttcatctcatctcatctcatctctgaaaataaacgaagctaattcaatgtgggctaactattaataaaattatttaaatttaaaaataaaatattatttgaaaaaatcaatgtgaatgctcttagcTCCAGCAAAAACCCATGcacaaaaaatcaagaaattaattaaaaaaaaagcttccAGAAACTCGCCAACACAAACAAAGCCAGAAACAAACGTTAGAAATGCTGTTCACCAAGAAAGGAAGCAGGAGCCTTTCTTCTTCGTTCATGGCTCCTTCACTCTCCTCTCTTTTGCTCTCCCACTCTCACCCTTTATTCCCTtataaccctaaccctaatttcACCCGCCGGTACATGGTCCCTCAGCGCACTCCAATTCTTTCCTGCACCGCCAAGGATTCCTccccaaaaccgaacgtcgccTCGGAGAAGAAATCCTTTGCCGTGGCCACCGGGGAGCTCTTCCTAGGACTGGCCTCGCGGATCCTCATCAGAAGACCCAAGAAAGGCCCGAATGGTGAGACGGCCTCGGTGACGATGTTCAATGACACCGTGTCTTCCGAGGAGAGGATTGGGGCGGTGATGGAGGACGAGATTGAGCCACAAGTGATATGGGAGCAGCGCGTGAAGGACGTGGAAGCCGAGCGTGAACGCCGTGTCGTTACGAGTCCTGGGTTCAGCTTCTCGGCTGCTGGGCTTTTGTTTCCGTACCATCTTGGCGTCGCTCAGTTTCTCATTGAGAAGGGTTATATCAAGGTTCTAGATTTCTTATACttactatttcttatttctatttgtAATAGTTGGGGGATTTCAGAATGCGACTCTGAATTCTATGGTTTCTATAGCTATCTAATACGTTCTTGAATCTTAGCTTTCAATTCTCTCTTTTGAACGGACGTAACCCTTTCAGAAATACCTGACAAAACATGCCTTTATTATTcctttctattaatttaaaatatcttccCTTTGTTGATGGCTTACGCAAGTCCAAAgagatatttttagttaattGTGGAGAAGTCGGAATATACTAGGGACTTTGCGACGTCAGAATATGCTTGTGTTCTGCTTTTCGTCTTTTTACTGTTATGACTTTAGCTCAAGGGTTGATACTCTTAACTCAAATGTATATTCTGACACAGGAAACCACACCATTAGCTGGTTCTTCAGCTGGTGCGATAGTCTGTGCAGTAATTGCCTCTGGAGCCACTATGCAAGAGGCCTTGCAAGCTACCAAAATCCTAGCCGAAGATTGCCGGAATAGAGGGACTGCATTTCGACTTGGGGTATGCCTCCTCTCCTGTACTGTAATGGATATATGGTTCCATATAGATATTTCTCTGTAAAATCTTTTAGATTCTTTATGTTTGAAGAAGAGCATGTCTTTTTTATTTGCGTTGTAAAAGCATTTTGATGTGTGGAGGATTGTCTTTTTGTTAATTTCCTTGCTTGTATAAAAGTGTTGCTCCCGTCCTAA carries:
- the LOC109002275 gene encoding serine/threonine receptor-like kinase NFP, encoding MLNIMDISLLTSQVLFLLTLFFSISDITAQSNFSCSVDSPSSCETYVAYFPQPPNYLNLGNVSDLFEASSSSIAKASNLVSGVNETKLFPGQLLLVPVTCGCTAKRYFANITYQIKKDDSYYLVSVNSFGNLSNWNDVQGLNPTLNPNLLQIGVEVIFPLFCKCPSETHLKNGISYIITYVWQPTDDVLQVSAKFNASLENIASENGYRNFSTAVSLPVMIPVSQLPALSQIYPTEQSHEGSHSKRPWIIILIVSLGGAMLIFLLTALLVHSHRSRQRKKEMKRVGSSLENSVLIKMKEQSRRENFEPKITQGKLLPGVSGYLSKPIMYETKAIIEATANFDEHCRIGGSVYRATINGQILAVKKTKEDVTEELKILQKVNHANLVRLMGISSDTDGNRFLVYEYAENGSLDKWLHSNSSSSSVILTWSQRLNIALDVANGLQYMHEHTQPTIVHRDIRATNILLNSGFKAMIAKLSLARSATNSAMPKVDVFGFGVVLLELLSGKRAMETKENGEVALLWKDIRWILEVEDNREERLRSWIDPNLESFYPIDGAISLATLARACTLDKSMERPSMGEIVFNLSVLTQSPSETSERSWTSGAEGDQVIHIISPVTAR
- the LOC109002274 gene encoding patatin-like phospholipase domain-containing protein 1, which gives rise to MLFTKKGSRSLSSSFMAPSLSSLLLSHSHPLFPYNPNPNFTRRYMVPQRTPILSCTAKDSSPKPNVASEKKSFAVATGELFLGLASRILIRRPKKGPNGETASVTMFNDTVSSEERIGAVMEDEIEPQVIWEQRVKDVEAERERRVVTSPGFSFSAAGLLFPYHLGVAQFLIEKGYIKETTPLAGSSAGAIVCAVIASGATMQEALQATKILAEDCRNRGTAFRLGAVLRDVLYNFLPDDAHIRSSGRVRVAVTQILWRPRGLLVDQYDSKEDLINAVFTSSFIPGYLAPRPATLFRNRLCIDGGLTLFMPPTSAAQTVRVCAFPASRLGLQGIGISPDCNPENRASPRELFNWALEPAEDYVLDRLFELGYQDAAVWAEKNPVEEVVEDDKSLVGNGSASS